A single region of the Dehalococcoides mccartyi genome encodes:
- a CDS encoding metal ABC transporter ATP-binding protein — MPAVPALVLNGVSAGFDGLTVLEDINFSQPAGRMLGIIGPNGGGKTTLLKLILGLIQPDCGTIQVLGKSPEDARPEIGYVSQYHLFDRDFPISVLEVVLMGRYSKCGLFHRYRKEDVALAKEYLDKVGMLPFANRQIGQLSGGQQKRVFIARALVNQPKLLILDEPTAGVDAAMQTGLYELLESLKKEMTIIMVTHDISAVAVCIDDIACLNKHLSYHHAEEGLTAEDLAETYNCPIQLIAHGQVPHRVLKEHE, encoded by the coding sequence ATGCCTGCTGTACCTGCCTTGGTGCTCAATGGAGTGAGTGCCGGTTTTGATGGTCTCACTGTACTGGAAGATATTAATTTTTCCCAGCCCGCAGGACGGATGCTGGGGATTATAGGCCCGAATGGCGGCGGGAAAACTACTCTTTTGAAGCTGATTTTGGGGCTCATCCAGCCTGATTGCGGCACTATACAGGTGCTTGGCAAGAGCCCTGAAGATGCAAGGCCGGAAATAGGTTATGTTTCCCAATACCATCTTTTTGACCGTGATTTTCCCATAAGTGTTTTGGAAGTGGTACTCATGGGCAGGTATTCCAAATGCGGGTTGTTTCACCGTTACCGTAAGGAAGATGTGGCCTTGGCTAAGGAGTATCTGGATAAAGTAGGTATGCTGCCGTTTGCTAACAGACAGATTGGCCAGCTTTCAGGCGGTCAGCAAAAGAGGGTATTTATTGCGCGGGCGTTGGTTAATCAGCCGAAACTGCTTATCCTGGATGAACCGACTGCCGGGGTAGATGCCGCCATGCAAACCGGGCTGTATGAACTTTTGGAATCATTGAAAAAAGAGATGACTATTATTATGGTTACCCATGATATCAGTGCGGTGGCAGTTTGTATAGATGATATTGCTTGTTTAAATAAACATTTATCATACCACCATGCCGAAGAGGGATTGACCGCTGAAGATTTGGCAGAAACTTACAATTGCCCGATTCAGCTTATTGCACATGGACAAGTGCCGCACAGGGTATTAAAGGAACACGAATGA
- a CDS encoding YkgJ family cysteine cluster protein, translating to MNDIANTDVFECRRCGNCCLHFQPHLEMDEAQSIAKHLSLSLEDFKEIYADKRWPGHRTMLIRHNENGCIFLGRGIDNLSLCTIHDFKPQACRDYQPSFKHRECREGLMF from the coding sequence ATGAACGATATAGCAAATACCGATGTTTTCGAATGCAGGCGCTGCGGCAACTGTTGCCTTCACTTTCAGCCCCACTTGGAAATGGACGAAGCCCAAAGCATTGCCAAGCATCTGAGTCTTAGCCTTGAAGATTTCAAGGAAATATACGCCGATAAACGCTGGCCGGGACACCGAACCATGCTTATACGCCATAATGAGAATGGTTGTATTTTTTTAGGACGCGGGATAGACAACTTATCCCTGTGTACCATCCATGATTTCAAGCCGCAAGCCTGCCGTGACTATCAGCCCAGTTTCAAGCACCGCGAATGCCGCGAAGGCCTGATGTTTTAA
- a CDS encoding Fur family transcriptional regulator, whose protein sequence is MSTIQSRIRQNKYKITPQRQAVLKVLSSANQPLSPAEVHKLVQSDKPSTGMATVYRSLQLLAELGLICELHTAGNCHRYLLKRIDSHHHHLICSGCGQVVHVEGCGLQEITENLSRQTGFAIDTHLLEFIGRCRNCQKETGKV, encoded by the coding sequence GTGTCAACTATTCAAAGCCGCATACGCCAAAATAAATATAAGATAACTCCCCAGAGGCAGGCCGTTTTGAAGGTGCTTTCCAGCGCAAACCAGCCGCTAAGTCCAGCCGAAGTGCATAAATTGGTACAGTCAGATAAACCGTCAACCGGTATGGCTACTGTGTACCGTTCATTGCAGCTTCTTGCTGAGCTGGGCCTTATTTGTGAGCTCCATACCGCCGGAAATTGTCATCGTTACCTGCTTAAACGTATAGATTCCCACCATCATCATCTGATATGTTCCGGTTGCGGCCAAGTTGTTCATGTAGAGGGTTGCGGGCTTCAAGAAATTACAGAAAATTTATCCCGGCAGACAGGATTTGCCATTGATACCCATTTGCTGGAGTTTATAGGGCGGTGCCGGAATTGTCAGAAGGAGACTGGTAAGGTATGA
- the ftsZ gene encoding cell division protein FtsZ, whose amino-acid sequence MSKKVYVPSGAKIKVIGCGGAGSNAVTRMVRDNIQGVEFIAVNTDAQHLAITEAATRIQIGERCTRGLGAGGNHTMGKAAAEESMSELKENVMGADMVFVTAGMGGGTGTGSAPVVAKIAKESGALTIAVCTKPFCFEGAHRMQTAEEGINNIVDSVDTLIIIPNDRLLDMVDQKTGVDGAFKLADEVLCNGVKAIAEVITVPGIINLDFADVKAVMKDAGPAWMSIGKGAGQNRAADAARAALASPLLDIAVDGAMGVIYNVCGGEDLSLMEVNSAADVIRQAVDPEANIIFGVSTDPRMGKEVQITLIATGFATKESMLSNNHEKEMTRMMKGLRSKTQEELEVPSFMRYRSAQPSIRKPAPPAHQAPPRFLSR is encoded by the coding sequence ATGTCAAAAAAAGTATATGTACCCAGTGGCGCAAAAATTAAAGTTATCGGGTGCGGTGGTGCAGGCAGCAACGCCGTAACCCGCATGGTTCGGGATAACATCCAGGGAGTAGAGTTTATAGCCGTCAATACCGATGCCCAGCATCTGGCTATCACCGAAGCCGCTACCCGAATCCAGATTGGTGAACGCTGCACCCGCGGACTGGGTGCCGGCGGTAACCACACCATGGGCAAAGCCGCTGCCGAAGAAAGCATGAGTGAGCTCAAAGAAAACGTAATGGGCGCTGACATGGTCTTTGTGACCGCCGGTATGGGTGGTGGTACGGGCACTGGCTCAGCCCCCGTAGTTGCCAAAATAGCCAAGGAATCAGGTGCCCTGACCATTGCGGTATGCACCAAGCCTTTCTGTTTTGAAGGCGCTCACCGCATGCAAACCGCCGAAGAAGGTATAAATAATATAGTAGACAGCGTGGATACGCTTATCATTATCCCCAATGACCGCCTGCTGGATATGGTTGACCAGAAAACAGGGGTTGACGGGGCTTTTAAACTGGCTGACGAAGTTCTGTGCAACGGCGTCAAAGCTATTGCCGAAGTTATCACCGTTCCGGGTATCATCAACCTGGACTTTGCAGATGTAAAAGCCGTCATGAAAGACGCCGGCCCGGCCTGGATGTCTATCGGCAAAGGCGCCGGTCAGAACCGGGCTGCCGATGCTGCCAGAGCCGCTCTGGCCAGCCCCCTGCTGGATATAGCAGTTGATGGTGCCATGGGCGTTATTTATAACGTATGCGGCGGCGAAGACTTATCCCTTATGGAAGTAAACTCTGCAGCAGACGTTATCCGCCAAGCGGTTGACCCTGAAGCTAATATCATCTTTGGTGTAAGCACTGACCCCCGTATGGGCAAGGAAGTGCAGATAACTCTGATAGCCACCGGCTTTGCTACCAAGGAAAGCATGCTTTCCAACAATCATGAAAAAGAAATGACCCGTATGATGAAAGGGCTGCGCAGCAAAACCCAGGAAGAACTGGAAGTGCCTTCGTTTATGCGCTATCGCTCCGCTCAGCCTTCCATCCGGAAACCGGCTCCTCCCGCCCATCAGGCCCCGCCGCGTTTCTTAAGCAGATAA
- a CDS encoding metal ABC transporter solute-binding protein, Zn/Mn family, translated as MKYRTLFLGVALGVTLLSSFLLAGCQEESSSADKLKIAVSIVPLKEFTQQIAGDKAEVVLMVPPGAEPHTYQPLPSQMVDISQSDMYVKLGSDFGFEQNWLSKILSLNNSMLVVDSSVNITLERSSEDGGADPHIWLSPRNAIQMVKNITLGLMSLDPENQSYYAANRDAYLAKLGQLDNEITLALSHLYNRTFLVFHPAWVYFARDYNLKELSIEIEGKEPTPQQMIEIIDLAIQNNISIVFASPQFSSRSAEAIAAEIDGRVVMIDPLAEDYITNMEFIYKQMQEVMS; from the coding sequence ATGAAATACAGGACATTATTTTTGGGTGTGGCTTTGGGGGTTACACTTTTGAGCAGTTTCCTTTTGGCTGGCTGTCAGGAAGAATCATCTTCTGCAGATAAATTGAAAATTGCAGTCAGCATAGTACCGCTTAAAGAGTTTACCCAGCAAATTGCCGGGGATAAGGCAGAAGTAGTGCTCATGGTTCCTCCCGGAGCCGAGCCCCATACATATCAGCCGCTTCCTTCGCAGATGGTAGATATCAGTCAGTCAGATATGTACGTGAAATTGGGTTCTGATTTTGGTTTTGAACAAAACTGGCTTTCAAAGATATTGTCGTTAAATAACTCTATGCTGGTTGTAGACAGCTCGGTAAATATTACCCTGGAGCGTAGTTCCGAAGACGGTGGGGCGGACCCGCATATCTGGCTTTCACCCCGTAACGCTATCCAGATGGTTAAAAATATCACTTTGGGATTGATGAGTCTGGATCCTGAAAATCAGAGTTATTACGCAGCCAACCGAGATGCTTATCTGGCAAAGCTTGGGCAGCTGGATAACGAAATAACCCTGGCCCTCAGTCACCTTTACAACCGCACTTTTTTGGTCTTTCATCCAGCTTGGGTTTATTTTGCCAGAGATTATAATTTGAAAGAACTTTCCATTGAGATAGAGGGAAAAGAACCCACCCCCCAGCAGATGATAGAAATAATAGATTTGGCTATACAAAACAATATCAGTATTGTTTTCGCTTCGCCCCAGTTTTCCAGCCGAAGTGCAGAGGCTATTGCTGCTGAAATAGACGGCAGGGTAGTGATGATTGACCCTTTGGCAGAAGATTACATAACTAATATGGAGTTTATTTACAAGCAAATGCAAGAGGTTATGAGCTGA
- a CDS encoding PAS domain-containing sensor histidine kinase, producing the protein MEDQYKSCRTTAEQSVLPESVNLTEILSLIESTRNLFFIFETSPKPRLTYVSSNSSAISGYSPAEYLSNPALMKDIFKAAGLNTDTQKLPQFKTSSRPIPCYIPCKNGFPLSAELLCKLFSDKLICVIQCQSQVQHNPDYPVFPDKTLPALPLVMGFQPDGKLIFANQIFEEITGYFLNEIAGDNWKSCGLFSSEAADLINQMLQDTKTDSTQPVEIRLTLKNGQTCWLSVYSRIINRNTSSPYLQLSARDITICKRSEKILLLTRFAVERTTDAIFWTDSEGNFADVNQSACDSLGYKREDLLKLNVTDIDTFITNRTDWIRHWEKLKNSTRLNFESTHRNKRGEEIPVEINANYMQYDGVEYNIAVVRDIRLRKEAEKHLKFTSFSVEHSADSILWVNQKGHIIAANKAACQSLGYTHTEIRNLTVKDINPVCISEKWATLWGRLKNDIKFSVESVQFTKSGQQIPIEVMCNFLEFEGVDYCCAVLRDITERKKVDAKLLHAAEEWRITFDNISDIVFLLDNDFNILRANRAFTNTLNCQPQDILNKKCYQVLHHKDCPKESCPKLIVSNTKKTQHINYFEENIEKHFQETIDPILNTDGQSLGTIHTIKDLTEHHKIAAQLMITDRLASVGEMAAGLAHELNNPLTSVLGFSELIQEKDLPEDLMHDVQIISQEAQRAADIIRNLLTFARRHEQARDWVDMNQVIKKVLAICNYGQKVNNIQMVTNLDPNLPEIKADYFQMQQVLLNIVINAEYFITQAHGEGTIVITSCRLDNSIRISIEDDGPGMSENVLKHIFDPFFTTKEVGKGTGLGLSIGHGIITQHGGKLYAESSEGKGATFFIELPINQPD; encoded by the coding sequence ATGGAAGATCAGTATAAATCCTGCCGCACAACTGCAGAGCAAAGTGTTTTGCCCGAAAGTGTAAACCTGACCGAGATACTTTCCTTGATAGAAAGTACCCGAAATCTGTTTTTTATATTCGAAACCTCACCCAAGCCACGCTTGACTTATGTCAGTTCAAACTCATCCGCTATCAGTGGTTATTCCCCTGCCGAATACCTCTCTAACCCTGCTCTGATGAAAGATATATTTAAAGCCGCCGGTTTGAATACCGATACCCAAAAGCTCCCTCAATTTAAAACATCTTCAAGACCTATACCCTGCTATATCCCCTGCAAAAATGGCTTCCCCCTTTCGGCAGAATTATTATGTAAACTTTTCTCAGATAAACTGATTTGTGTTATACAGTGTCAATCTCAGGTTCAGCATAATCCGGATTATCCGGTTTTTCCGGATAAAACCCTGCCTGCCCTTCCTCTGGTAATGGGTTTCCAGCCTGACGGTAAACTGATATTTGCTAACCAGATATTTGAGGAAATAACCGGTTATTTTTTAAACGAAATTGCCGGTGATAACTGGAAATCCTGCGGCTTATTCAGCAGTGAAGCAGCTGACCTTATTAACCAAATGCTTCAAGACACCAAAACAGACAGCACCCAACCTGTTGAGATTAGGCTGACACTTAAGAATGGCCAAACTTGCTGGCTTTCCGTTTACAGCCGGATAATTAACCGGAATACCAGCTCGCCATATCTGCAGCTATCAGCCAGAGATATCACAATCTGCAAAAGATCTGAAAAAATATTGCTCCTGACCAGATTTGCAGTGGAACGAACCACAGATGCCATATTCTGGACCGATTCCGAGGGTAATTTTGCAGATGTAAACCAATCAGCCTGTGACTCTCTCGGCTATAAACGTGAAGACTTGCTAAAATTAAACGTAACAGATATAGACACTTTTATAACCAACCGGACTGATTGGATAAGGCACTGGGAGAAACTTAAAAATAGTACCCGTCTAAACTTTGAATCCACACACCGAAACAAACGCGGTGAAGAAATACCGGTGGAAATCAACGCTAACTATATGCAATATGACGGAGTGGAATACAATATAGCCGTAGTTAGAGATATCAGACTGCGCAAAGAGGCTGAAAAACACCTGAAATTCACCTCCTTTTCGGTCGAACATTCGGCAGATTCCATTCTGTGGGTCAACCAAAAAGGACATATAATAGCCGCAAACAAGGCCGCCTGCCAGTCACTGGGTTATACCCATACAGAAATCCGTAATTTAACAGTGAAAGATATAAATCCCGTATGTATTTCAGAAAAATGGGCAACCCTCTGGGGCAGATTAAAAAATGATATCAAATTCTCGGTAGAATCCGTCCAATTTACTAAAAGCGGCCAGCAGATACCCATTGAAGTAATGTGTAACTTTCTGGAGTTTGAGGGAGTTGATTATTGCTGCGCGGTATTAAGGGACATAACGGAACGGAAAAAAGTGGATGCCAAGTTGTTACATGCGGCAGAAGAATGGCGAATAACTTTTGATAATATATCCGATATAGTATTTCTTTTGGACAATGATTTTAATATCCTGCGGGCAAATCGGGCTTTTACAAATACCCTTAACTGCCAGCCGCAAGATATCCTGAACAAGAAATGCTACCAAGTGCTTCACCATAAAGACTGCCCCAAAGAAAGCTGCCCCAAGCTGATAGTTTCCAATACAAAAAAAACCCAACACATTAATTATTTTGAGGAAAACATTGAGAAGCATTTTCAGGAAACAATTGACCCTATTCTGAACACAGACGGGCAGTCTCTGGGAACCATACACACTATAAAAGATCTCACCGAGCATCATAAAATAGCCGCCCAGCTGATGATAACTGACCGGCTGGCTTCAGTGGGTGAAATGGCTGCCGGCCTGGCTCATGAACTTAATAACCCACTGACCAGTGTTTTAGGATTTTCAGAGCTGATTCAGGAAAAAGACCTGCCGGAAGATTTAATGCATGATGTTCAGATAATCAGTCAGGAAGCTCAGCGGGCAGCTGATATTATCCGGAACCTGCTTACCTTTGCCCGCCGCCATGAGCAAGCCAGAGACTGGGTGGATATGAATCAGGTAATCAAAAAAGTACTTGCTATCTGCAACTACGGGCAAAAAGTTAATAATATCCAGATGGTTACCAATCTGGATCCGAATCTGCCAGAGATTAAGGCAGATTATTTCCAGATGCAACAAGTACTATTGAATATAGTCATAAACGCCGAATATTTTATAACCCAAGCGCATGGGGAAGGTACGATAGTCATCACAAGCTGCAGGCTAGATAACAGTATCCGGATATCTATTGAGGATGATGGTCCGGGTATGTCTGAAAACGTCCTAAAACATATATTTGACCCTTTCTTTACCACGAAAGAAGTAGGCAAAGGTACTGGATTAGGACTGTCTATCGGGCATGGTATAATCACCCAGCATGGTGGTAAACTGTACGCAGAAAGTTCCGAAGGTAAGGGTGCTACCTTTTTTATAGAGCTTCCAATCAACCAGCCAGATTAA
- a CDS encoding KamA family radical SAM protein yields the protein MTTTEKNENKQSDDPLGSGAVETCGKVDDEPPSRLNQTKKFRLKYFPKVSDQDWNDWHWQFKNRVTSVAEIARFFHLSAEEYRDMDSVSAVFPLSATPYYLSLIDFDNVNDPVKLQLMPDTAELCFDAHCCSDPLGEEHSSVVPGLVHRYPDRVVMVLTDICPVLCRHCTRKREWKNGGWVHTQAEIDAMLAYIRQNPVIRDVIISGGDPLTLSTSRLESVLSVLRSIPHVEIIRIGTRYPVVLPQRIDDELCNMLSKYGPIWLNTHYNHPNEITEESRRACDRLVRAGVPVNNQSVLLKGINDSVAIQKSLCHKLLMSKVRPYYLFQCDNVQGTEHFHTTIETGVGIIEGLRGYTSGLAVPNYVIDLPGGGGKITVQPDYVLDKQADEYIIRNYKGDIIRFKNPVGHKVLGNKVNTVNVKTAAKINGEANANRAVIRS from the coding sequence GTGACCACTACTGAAAAAAACGAAAACAAACAATCGGATGACCCTCTTGGCTCAGGTGCAGTTGAAACTTGTGGTAAGGTAGATGATGAGCCTCCCAGTAGGCTTAACCAAACTAAGAAATTTAGACTTAAATATTTCCCCAAGGTAAGTGACCAGGATTGGAATGACTGGCACTGGCAATTCAAGAACCGTGTTACTTCTGTAGCAGAAATAGCAAGGTTTTTTCATTTGTCTGCAGAAGAATACCGGGATATGGATTCGGTTTCTGCAGTATTCCCCTTGTCTGCTACTCCGTATTATCTCAGTCTGATAGATTTTGATAATGTTAATGATCCTGTAAAACTTCAGCTTATGCCTGACACAGCGGAACTTTGTTTTGATGCCCATTGTTGTTCTGATCCCTTGGGAGAAGAGCATAGTTCGGTAGTGCCGGGGCTGGTACACCGCTATCCTGACCGAGTGGTTATGGTACTGACTGATATTTGTCCGGTGCTTTGCCGCCACTGTACCCGTAAAAGAGAGTGGAAAAATGGTGGTTGGGTGCACACTCAGGCTGAGATAGATGCCATGCTGGCTTATATACGCCAAAATCCTGTTATCAGAGATGTAATTATATCCGGCGGTGACCCTTTGACTCTATCCACATCTCGTTTAGAGAGTGTCCTTTCGGTTTTGCGTTCTATACCCCATGTGGAAATAATCCGCATAGGCACGCGCTATCCTGTCGTTTTGCCCCAGCGGATAGATGATGAACTTTGTAATATGCTTTCCAAGTACGGGCCTATCTGGCTTAATACCCATTACAATCACCCTAATGAAATTACAGAAGAATCCCGCCGTGCCTGTGACCGTTTGGTCAGAGCAGGTGTGCCTGTTAATAACCAGTCTGTGCTTTTAAAAGGCATAAATGACAGTGTGGCTATTCAAAAATCTCTGTGCCATAAACTCCTGATGAGCAAGGTCCGTCCGTATTATCTGTTCCAGTGTGATAACGTACAAGGGACAGAACATTTCCATACCACTATTGAAACAGGGGTGGGTATTATTGAGGGTTTGCGTGGTTATACCTCCGGTTTGGCTGTACCGAATTATGTCATAGATTTGCCCGGGGGTGGCGGCAAGATTACTGTCCAGCCGGACTATGTGCTGGATAAACAGGCTGACGAATATATAATCCGTAATTATAAAGGGGATATAATCCGTTTTAAAAATCCAGTTGGTCACAAGGTTTTAGGCAATAAAGTGAATACCGTCAATGTGAAAACTGCCGCCAAAATAAATGGAGAAGCAAATGCAAATAGGGCTGTCATACGATCTTAA
- a CDS encoding D-alanine--D-alanine ligase family protein: MQIGLSYDLKQALKPVAGGPDDALEEYDSPETVEAITTALKAAGHTVYRLGGGKEFLRRVQEQKLDLVFNISEGLGNYRSREAQIPSILEMLDIPYTGSDPQTLAICLDKPLTKKLVASAGIKTARWQLVNNCEELSAIDWSGFPLPAFLKPACEGSSKGVRFASRAESIDEIMSMAADLLTTYEQPVLIEEFINGEEITVGVIGNTSPEVLGIMRVVPKTKTDYFVYSIEVKRNWRQMVEYEVPAALPGETLARIEKATLDAYKVLECRDLCRMDFRISPDGVPYFLEVNPLPGLNPVSGDLPIMVSKLGISHAELVLKILNTAMVRHNLLAENCLL; this comes from the coding sequence ATGCAAATAGGGCTGTCATACGATCTTAAACAGGCATTAAAACCGGTTGCCGGCGGCCCTGATGATGCGTTGGAAGAATATGACTCACCGGAAACGGTAGAGGCTATAACAACCGCCTTGAAGGCAGCGGGTCATACCGTTTACCGCTTGGGCGGGGGCAAAGAATTTTTACGCAGGGTGCAGGAACAGAAACTTGACCTTGTTTTCAATATTTCCGAAGGGTTGGGTAATTACCGCAGCCGCGAAGCTCAAATCCCCAGTATTTTAGAGATGTTAGATATACCTTACACAGGTTCAGATCCGCAGACACTTGCAATCTGTCTGGACAAACCTCTCACCAAGAAACTGGTAGCCAGTGCAGGTATAAAGACTGCCAGATGGCAATTGGTAAACAACTGTGAAGAGCTTTCTGCTATAGACTGGTCGGGATTTCCATTGCCGGCTTTTTTGAAGCCCGCCTGTGAGGGGTCAAGCAAGGGTGTAAGGTTTGCTTCACGTGCCGAAAGTATTGACGAGATAATGAGTATGGCTGCGGATCTGCTGACTACCTATGAGCAGCCTGTTTTAATAGAAGAATTTATAAACGGTGAAGAGATTACAGTAGGGGTTATAGGCAACACCTCCCCCGAGGTTTTGGGTATAATGCGGGTTGTGCCTAAAACTAAGACTGATTATTTTGTTTACTCTATAGAGGTTAAGCGCAACTGGCGGCAGATGGTGGAATATGAAGTTCCGGCGGCTTTACCCGGGGAAACTCTGGCGCGGATTGAAAAAGCCACCTTGGATGCGTATAAAGTATTGGAATGTCGTGACCTGTGCCGTATGGATTTCAGAATAAGCCCTGACGGCGTGCCGTATTTTCTGGAGGTAAACCCGTTGCCCGGTCTTAACCCTGTCAGCGGGGATTTGCCGATTATGGTATCTAAATTGGGTATCAGCCATGCAGAGTTGGTGTTAAAAATACTTAACACGGCAATGGTTCGCCACAATCTGTTAGCGGAGAACTGCCTGCTCTAA
- a CDS encoding HD domain-containing phosphohydrolase: MTTKNETILTVDDEDTIRRLLCQKITGEGYKCLTAPNAAEAMEIVKNNNIALAILDIKMPGISGMDILPEIRIGSPDTAVIMATAISDTDTAINCMKLGAYDYVTKPFKLDAVMMSIERALEKRRLILDNRDYQQHLELKIKDQAEKIRSSFFNAITSLAYALEAKDSYTIGHSQRVAETSVSIASAMELPAAAIEQIRLAGLVHDIGKIGIRSVCLNKAGNLTEEEYNHIKTHPGIGERILSPITEDREILKIVRHHHEHFNGRGYPDGLKGDEIPLGARIMALADAYDAMTSLRPYRKAMTDKEAWEELKRCSGIQFDPEILAVFARMNKHT, translated from the coding sequence ATGACTACAAAAAATGAAACTATTTTAACGGTAGATGATGAAGATACAATCCGCCGTTTGCTTTGCCAGAAAATAACCGGAGAAGGCTATAAATGCCTGACCGCCCCAAATGCCGCCGAGGCTATGGAAATTGTAAAAAACAATAATATCGCACTGGCAATACTGGATATAAAAATGCCTGGGATTTCCGGCATGGATATCTTACCCGAAATCCGCATTGGTTCACCTGATACCGCCGTTATAATGGCTACTGCCATCAGCGATACAGATACCGCTATAAACTGCATGAAGCTGGGCGCTTATGATTATGTGACCAAACCTTTTAAACTGGATGCGGTGATGATGAGTATAGAGCGGGCACTGGAAAAACGCCGTCTAATACTGGACAATCGTGATTACCAGCAGCATCTGGAGTTAAAGATAAAAGACCAGGCGGAAAAAATACGCAGTTCCTTTTTTAATGCCATAACTTCTCTGGCCTATGCACTTGAGGCTAAAGACAGTTACACTATAGGTCATTCACAGCGGGTAGCTGAAACCTCGGTTTCTATTGCCAGCGCTATGGAACTGCCTGCTGCTGCCATTGAGCAGATACGTTTAGCAGGGTTGGTTCATGACATCGGCAAAATAGGTATCAGAAGTGTTTGTCTGAATAAAGCCGGCAACCTGACCGAAGAAGAATACAATCATATAAAAACCCATCCCGGCATAGGCGAACGCATACTTTCCCCCATCACCGAAGACCGTGAAATATTGAAAATAGTCCGCCACCACCATGAGCATTTTAACGGACGGGGTTATCCTGATGGGCTAAAAGGAGATGAAATACCGCTGGGAGCTAGAATAATGGCACTGGCTGACGCCTATGATGCCATGACCTCTTTAAGACCATACCGCAAGGCTATGACAGATAAAGAAGCCTGGGAAGAGCTGAAACGCTGTTCAGGTATACAGTTTGACCCGGAGATTTTAGCTGTTTTTGCCCGCA
- a CDS encoding metal ABC transporter permease, which translates to MIEALGYSFIQNAIWAGLLAAIGCGIIGSYVVVKKLASISGGIAHASFGGIGLGYLLGINPVLGALVFSLLAAAGMGAITRRGRISEDTVIGMLWSLGMALGVIFIGLTPGYAPDLFSYLFGNILTVPSSDLLLMLVLDALIIGVVWFFYKEFLGVSFDEEFCRVSGMPTGFLYIIMLGLIALTVVMLIRVVGIILVIALLTIPAAVARRFTDNLFKMMLFSIGFGMVFCLGGLWLSYVLDFASGATIILFSVAVFLAVLVFKGKKKQKPASD; encoded by the coding sequence ATGATAGAGGCTTTGGGTTACAGTTTTATCCAGAATGCTATTTGGGCTGGTCTGCTGGCGGCCATAGGCTGCGGGATTATTGGCAGTTATGTGGTGGTCAAAAAACTGGCATCTATCAGCGGCGGTATTGCCCATGCTTCCTTTGGAGGAATAGGGTTGGGATATCTGTTGGGTATTAACCCTGTGTTGGGCGCACTGGTGTTTAGTTTGCTGGCAGCAGCCGGTATGGGTGCCATTACCCGCCGGGGGCGTATAAGTGAAGATACGGTTATCGGTATGCTCTGGTCTTTGGGTATGGCTCTGGGTGTTATTTTTATAGGGCTGACACCCGGTTATGCCCCGGACTTATTCAGTTATCTTTTCGGCAATATCCTGACAGTGCCGTCTTCAGATTTGCTCCTTATGCTGGTGCTGGATGCACTGATAATAGGGGTAGTCTGGTTTTTCTATAAGGAATTTCTGGGGGTATCTTTTGATGAAGAGTTTTGCCGTGTAAGCGGTATGCCTACCGGTTTTTTGTATATAATAATGCTTGGGCTGATAGCTCTGACAGTGGTAATGCTGATACGGGTAGTGGGCATAATACTGGTAATTGCTTTGCTGACTATACCGGCAGCAGTAGCCCGCCGTTTTACAGACAACCTTTTTAAAATGATGCTGTTTTCAATAGGGTTTGGGATGGTCTTCTGTTTGGGCGGTCTGTGGCTTTCATATGTATTGGACTTTGCTTCCGGAGCCACTATTATACTCTTCAGTGTGGCAGTATTTCTGGCGGTTTTGGTTTTCAAAGGCAAAAAGAAGCAAAAGCCGGCTTCAGATTAA